GCAGAATCGTTCGAGGGCGTGCCATTGATGCAGCTCGCTGCCGACCGATCCTGCCAAGCAAGCTGCATGGCACGCGGCATATGGCGCGCATTATGCGACGCTCATGCGCACGCCGCGCCGATGAGCCATCAATCGATGAATACGGTGCTCGAGGCGATGACCGTGCCATTCGGTGCATCGGCGGGATCGTTGCAAGTCATGGCAGGATCGCCCATTCTCGCTGCGGGTTTGTCTTCAATGAACACCGTCGCACTACCTTCGTGCACCGTGGCTTTGTTTGCTGGAGGCTTTTGGAAGGGCCCGCCCGCGGGGACGTGCGCCGGTGAATTGTCCGCGGTGCTGCCCTTGGTGGCTGCGGGGACGTCTTCTATGTAAATGGTGCTCGAAAGTTCGCCCGAGAGCGTACCGACAAACGGCATCGGCGTCGGCGTAGGAACCGGACCGCCCGGAGACGGCACCATGATGATGTGCGTGTCGATCCCGACGACTTTGTCACCTTGCTTCGCTGCGGGCATGCCCATGATGATCACCGAAGCATCGAGCTTACATCGAAATGCCCATCGAGGGAAGGGCAACGCGACTTTATTAGGGAAGGGGACAGAGCGATGGATTTGCCGCGCCTGCGCCCGTCGCGGGGTCCAAAACCGACCCTTCGGCGATGGTTTTTCCTTGGGGGTCGAAAATGAAGGTACGCTTTCCCCTTATTTCTTTGAGGTTACCATTGGTGCAATACATGGACGCCGTCGTCATGATGCCATGTTCATCGTAGATGACCGCCATACGTACGGTCTTGGATGGTTCGACGCGACGAACCCATCGACCGACGCGTTTGCCGCGATCGTACCGTCCGGAAAATTCGACGAATCGATCGCCATCTCGCTCCCAGATCGTCGCCGGTCCTTGAATGTGCAGGTTTTCCACACGAAAAACATTCTCGTGTTCGGAATCGATACGAATGCGGAATTCGCCGCAAGGGAGGCCGTCGCAATAGGTGCCCGACCAACGCCTCGCGCCGGCTTTTGCATTCACCACGGAAAAACGGCCATGCATGCGCTCGCCGAGACATTCGCCGCGCACGACGTCGTCTCCATCGCTTCGTTGGCATTCGCCGTCTCCGACGCCTCGACACAAATTGTCCTGATCACCAATTCGCGCGGGAAATGCGTCGAAGTCCACGAAGAGCGGCGCCGTGCTTCCAGTGCTGCAAGCGAGCGGGAAAACGGTCGTCCAAAGGCGCTGAAAAATTCGAGAATAAAAGCCGCACGCGATGACGACGATGGCGAAAAGAACGACCCGGACGAGCAGCCCCGTTCTCTTTCTTGCTGTGAGGTCGCTAGGCGATGCGGTTTGGTTGGATCGAGGTTCGGCCATTCGAAAAACGATGGGGCGATGGTTTGGCCGTAGAGTATCGCGCCCGGGCACGCGAATGCAAGGCGTGACAGTCACCATTTTTTTGCGGTACACTCGCGCACCATGCTCCGCCTTCGTTCTCTCGTTCTATCGTTTGCGCTCGCGCTCGCCGCCGTAGCTCCTTTGAACGTGCACGCTGAAGAGGCGGTAAAACCCGCTGTGAGCGCTTCGGACGACGACAAGGTCGACAAGGAAATCGAGCGGCTCTACGAAGAAGGCAAGTACGATGCGGCCTTCGCTCTCGCGGAAAAACTCGTGGCCGAGCGCGAGGCGAAGCTGGGCAAGGAGCACCCGCGTACGGCCTCCGCCATTGCGGACCTTGGCACCATGAATCTTGTCAAGGGAAACGTCGCAGCGGCCGAACCGCTGCTGAAACGCGCGGTGGAATTGCTCGAAAAGGCCAAAGGAAGCGAAGACGCTCTGGCGACGGCCCTGTCGAACTTGGCGTCGCTGTATTCGACAAAAGGTGATCCGAAGCGCGCCATTGCGATGCTGCAGCGAGCCATGGGTCTCGAAGAAAAAGCTGGCGCTACGCGGGAATCCGAATATGCCTCGCTGCTCACGAAACTCGCGACGATTTACATAAAAATAAGCAAATTTTCCGAAGCAGAAAAATTGCTTTTGAAGGCCGTCAGCATCCATGAAAAACGTAATGCAGAGCGAGGCTTGTTCCTCGACTTGAGCAACCTCGGGTCGCTGTACCGCAAAATGGGGGATTACATCAGAGCCGCAGATGCCTACAATCGCGCAGTACCGATCGCAAAACGTGCGTACGGTGAAAACCATCCGGAAGTGGGCAGACTCTTGCACCTCATTGGGATGTTTCTTACGGGATCAGACCAATTCGAAAAGGCAGAAGATAATTATGCGCGCGCCGACAAAATCCTGGTCGGAGCCCTGGGCCGGCATCATCCGGACGTGGCGGCGCTTTACAGCGACTGGGCACTTTTGCTCACGCGCACCGGCAAAATCGAAAAAGCGCTCGAATATCGCGACAAGGCGCAAACCATCGAAGAAGAGTGGCTCGTCAATGCGCTCGCGAGCGGCACCGAGGAAGACAAATTGGCCTATGCTTCGCAGCTCGAAAAGAGCGTCGACCGGGTCGTGTCTTTTCAAATGAACATGGGCCTCGGCAACAAAGAGGTCACGCGTTTCGTTTTGCGAACGATATTGCGAAACAAGGCGCAAGCGCTCGAAGCGATGGCGGCTACGACGAGAGCCTTTCGCGAACGAATGACGTCCGAGGAGGACAAAAAGCGTTATGACGAGCTCGTGCGGGTGCGAGGCACGCTTGCGAGCATGTATACGCGCGGGCCGCGCGGACAAACCGTCGAGGAATTCCAAGCGGAGGTCGTCAAACTCACCCGCGAAGCCGACGCCATCGAAGCGGCGATGAGCAAGTGGGGAGCGTCCCGCCGTATCCCCATCCAAAATGTGACGATCGAATCCGTGGCTGAACGAATTCCAGAAGACGCGGCCTTGGTCGAATTGGTGCAGTATCGCCATCGTAGCGCGCATTTCTACAGCGCTGCATCCGAACGCGAATCCACGCCTCGATACATGGCCTACGTGCTGCGGCACAATGGTGACGTGTTACGCATTCAGTTCCCCGTGAGTGCGAGCGTCATCGAAGACAAAGTCGCGAAAATTCGTAAGGGCTTGCAGAATCCCGAAGACAAAAGGTTTTTCCAAGAATTGAATCTGCTTCACGACATCATTTTTGTTCGTTTGCTGGGCGAGCTTCCCGGCGTGAAGCATTTACTGATTTCGCCCGATGGTGACCTTTCGCTCGTGCCCTTCGGTGCGCTCATTTCGCGGGATGGCCACTTTCTTGCCGAAAAGTATACCGTGACGTACTTGTCGAGCGGGCGGGATTTGTTGCAATTCGGGCAGCACGAGCTCGAGAGCTCCGCGCCGATGCTCGTGGCCAATCCCGATTACGACGCTCCGGGCGAAGCGGAGCAGGTGCCTCTGCCCGAAGCACCGCGAGGTTCGCTGCCCGTGCTCGCGCGCGTGAAGTTCACGCCACTTCCCGGAACGGCCCAAGAAGCGGAAGCCATCAACGACATCGTGCCCAATGCGCACCTCAAAGTTCAGGGCGTTGCAACGGAAACTGCATTGAAGCAAGTGGCGGGGCCCAAAATTCTGCACGTCGCAACGCACGGGTTTTTCCTGGACGCTTCCGGAAAAGCTGCGAAAGGTAGCCGCGGCATCGAGCTCGATGTGCCCACGCATGCACTGCCCACCATAAAAACTGCACCACCCGAAGCGGAAGGCCCCAAAGTCGAAATTGTCAATCCCATGTTTCTTTCGGGTTTGGCGCTTGCTGGGGCCAATGTGCGAAAGGGACAAATGGATGACGGCATTTTGACGGCATACGAAGCGTCGGCACTCAATCTCACCGGCACCGAGCTCGTCGTCCTGAGCGCTTGCGAAACGGGTGTCGGCACGCGTGTTGCGCGCGAGGGCGTGCGAGGGCTCCGCCGAGCGCTCGTGCTCGCAGGCGCGGAAACGCAAGTCATGAGCTTATGGCAAGTCGACGATGAAGCAACGCGGGACCTCATGACGAGTTTTTATCAAAATATGTACCGCAAAGGACTTGGACGCAGCGAAGCCATGCGTCAGGCGCAACTCGCACTTCTTGCGCAGCCCGAACGAAAACATCCATTTTATTGGGCGAGTTTCATTGTTTCGGGCAATTGGGGGCCGATATCGGGGACTGCATCCAGTTCGTCGGGTAAACCCGGTGTGATCGCACCGCCGGGCGGAGCCAAAGGTTGCGGTTGTCAATTGGCAGCTGTGGACAAGGACGATTTGGGGACTTCGATCATTGCGTTCGGGGTCGCGTTCGCAGCGATGCGTGGGCGGCGACGAAAACAGGCGAGGAATTAATACTACTGTGGGACATTGGCCGCCCTACACGCACGCGCGGGGTTAAAACCCCGCGCTACACGATAAAAAGTCCCTCACTGCCGTTCGGGACTGGCGTTGTTCGATCTCGGATCGTTATCGAGAACCCCGGCCGATTTCGCAATAGATTGCATGTCTCACAATGCGGCGTGAGGCTAGTCCGAGCGCGGTAGCGCGAGGACTTCTTGTAATGTAGCGCGGGGTTTTAACCCCGCGCGTGCGTGCGGTGACGCACTACGCCTCGAGTTGTGAGATAGTCTCTTTGACCCGCGGTGTGGTCTAACCGCGCCCGAATCTTACGAGTCTGCCTGGCGTTTGGCCGGTGAAACGACCGTGTTCGGCGACGACCGTGCCGCTCACGAGCGTCGCGACGTATCCTTCGGCATGTTGCATGAGGCGCTGGCCACCGGCGGGCAAATCGCGCTTCATGGCTGGATGCAAAAGGCGCAGGTTGTCGAGGTCGATGATGTTGATGTCCGCTTTTTGACCGGGCGCAATCGCGCCGCGGTCGTGCAAACCCAGGTGCCGAGCCGTATCGAATGCCTGCATTTGGATGGCTCGTTCGAGTGATATTCCGCTATCGGCGTGATCGCGCCCCCAATGCGACACCAAAAACGTCGGGAAACTCGCGTCACAAATGGTACCCACATGCGCACCGGCATCTCCGAGGCCCGGCAATGCGAGTGGGTGCATGAGCATGCGACGAACGACGTCGAGGTTCATTTCGGTGTAGTTGTAGAGCGGGAAGTACAAGAGCGCTTGGCCGTCATTTTCGAGCAGCGCGTCGTAGACGACGGCGAGCACGGGTTTTCCGCTGCGAATGGCCTCCCCCGCGAGGCTCGTTTGGACGTTCGGTGCGTAATTGGGCGATTCGCCCAAGCGGAAGAGGCGCATGGCGATGAGGTCGAGGTTTGCCAAGAAAAAGTCCGCGAGCGGGGGCAAGGGGCTACCGTCACCAGCCACTTTATCGCTCTTTTCTGCCAAAATGGTAGCGCGAATGGCGGGATCACGCATTTTCGCGGCGCGCTCGGCGAGCGGAATTTTTGCTATCGACTTGTACGTGGGAAAACCCATGAATGGATTGAACGTCGCGGTCAAGCCGAGCATGACACCAATGGCACGAGGTGCCACTTGGCAGCGGATATCCAATCCTGCTCGAACGGCCGCCTGGGCGCGCTCGAAAATTGATTCCCATTGACGAGCGGCGTGGTCGCGCTGCATCGTCGATACGCTCAAGGGGCGCCCGGCGCTTTGCGCCATTTGCTCGAGCAAGTCGAATTCGTGGGAAAACCGATCCGGGCCTTGCATCATGTCGAAATCGCTGACGGCTTGCAAAACGCCGTGCGAAAGTCCTTCGAAGGCGCGAACGATTCCATTGAGCTCGTTGCCGCGCGCTTCGGATGCGGGCGTGGGTTTGCCCGTAGCGCTGCGATGATTGTCACTGCGGCCCGTGGAAAAACCTGCGGCACCACTTGTGAGCGCATCGCGCAACAGCGCGCGCATGGCCGCGATGTCGTCGTCCGTGGCGGCTTCTTCGGCAACGGCGCGATCTCCCATGACATACACGCGCAGCGCATCGTGCGGCACTTGGCAAATGTAATCGATGGTGCGCGGCGTTTTGGCGAGCACATCCATGTATTCTGAAAAACTTTCCCAACCCCACGTAATTCCTTCGGAAAGAGCCGAACCAGGGATGTCTTCGACGCCTTCCATCAGCGTGATGAGTTTGTCATGGTCTGACGGGCGCACGGGGGCAAACCCCACGCCGCAGTTCCCCATGACGCACGTCGTGACGCCGTGGACGACGGAAGGTTCCAGCAGTGGATCCCAGGAAATTTGGCCATCGTAATGCGTATGGATGTCGGTAAAACCCGGTGCAACGATGGCTCCGCGCGCGTCGAGGACGCGGCGCGCATTTTCAGGGCAAGCACCGACGTC
This window of the Polyangiaceae bacterium genome carries:
- a CDS encoding PAAR domain-containing protein yields the protein MGMPAAKQGDKVVGIDTHIIMVPSPGGPVPTPTPMPFVGTLSGELSSTIYIEDVPAATKGSTADNSPAHVPAGGPFQKPPANKATVHEGSATVFIEDKPAARMGDPAMTCNDPADAPNGTVIASSTVFID
- a CDS encoding CHAT domain-containing protein translates to MLRLRSLVLSFALALAAVAPLNVHAEEAVKPAVSASDDDKVDKEIERLYEEGKYDAAFALAEKLVAEREAKLGKEHPRTASAIADLGTMNLVKGNVAAAEPLLKRAVELLEKAKGSEDALATALSNLASLYSTKGDPKRAIAMLQRAMGLEEKAGATRESEYASLLTKLATIYIKISKFSEAEKLLLKAVSIHEKRNAERGLFLDLSNLGSLYRKMGDYIRAADAYNRAVPIAKRAYGENHPEVGRLLHLIGMFLTGSDQFEKAEDNYARADKILVGALGRHHPDVAALYSDWALLLTRTGKIEKALEYRDKAQTIEEEWLVNALASGTEEDKLAYASQLEKSVDRVVSFQMNMGLGNKEVTRFVLRTILRNKAQALEAMAATTRAFRERMTSEEDKKRYDELVRVRGTLASMYTRGPRGQTVEEFQAEVVKLTREADAIEAAMSKWGASRRIPIQNVTIESVAERIPEDAALVELVQYRHRSAHFYSAASERESTPRYMAYVLRHNGDVLRIQFPVSASVIEDKVAKIRKGLQNPEDKRFFQELNLLHDIIFVRLLGELPGVKHLLISPDGDLSLVPFGALISRDGHFLAEKYTVTYLSSGRDLLQFGQHELESSAPMLVANPDYDAPGEAEQVPLPEAPRGSLPVLARVKFTPLPGTAQEAEAINDIVPNAHLKVQGVATETALKQVAGPKILHVATHGFFLDASGKAAKGSRGIELDVPTHALPTIKTAPPEAEGPKVEIVNPMFLSGLALAGANVRKGQMDDGILTAYEASALNLTGTELVVLSACETGVGTRVAREGVRGLRRALVLAGAETQVMSLWQVDDEATRDLMTSFYQNMYRKGLGRSEAMRQAQLALLAQPERKHPFYWASFIVSGNWGPISGTASSSSGKPGVIAPPGGAKGCGCQLAAVDKDDLGTSIIAFGVAFAAMRGRRRKQARN
- a CDS encoding amidohydrolase family protein, whose protein sequence is MYDVKIVGGLICDGTGKTRFGGDIGIRDGKIVDVGACPENARRVLDARGAIVAPGFTDIHTHYDGQISWDPLLEPSVVHGVTTCVMGNCGVGFAPVRPSDHDKLITLMEGVEDIPGSALSEGITWGWESFSEYMDVLAKTPRTIDYICQVPHDALRVYVMGDRAVAEEAATDDDIAAMRALLRDALTSGAAGFSTGRSDNHRSATGKPTPASEARGNELNGIVRAFEGLSHGVLQAVSDFDMMQGPDRFSHEFDLLEQMAQSAGRPLSVSTMQRDHAARQWESIFERAQAAVRAGLDIRCQVAPRAIGVMLGLTATFNPFMGFPTYKSIAKIPLAERAAKMRDPAIRATILAEKSDKVAGDGSPLPPLADFFLANLDLIAMRLFRLGESPNYAPNVQTSLAGEAIRSGKPVLAVVYDALLENDGQALLYFPLYNYTEMNLDVVRRMLMHPLALPGLGDAGAHVGTICDASFPTFLVSHWGRDHADSGISLERAIQMQAFDTARHLGLHDRGAIAPGQKADINIIDLDNLRLLHPAMKRDLPAGGQRLMQHAEGYVATLVSGTVVAEHGRFTGQTPGRLVRFGRG